A region from the Lentimonas sp. CC4 genome encodes:
- a CDS encoding sulfatase, with product MRFHILGRKTRTSGFLLALALLVGAQLHAERPNFVFFIADDVSQEDFGCYGHPTIQTPQIDALADAGMRFDNAYLTISSCSPSRCSIITGRYPHNSGAPELHVRLPDEQVRFPELLRQAGYYTVLAGKNHMFGSEDRAFDAILTKGKPSGSEDWLDVVHERPKDAPFFFWFASNDAHRNWQFTEHAPRYDLEGIVVPPYLFDSKVTRDDLASYYHEVSRFDYYVGQVVNALHEQGVLDNTVIVVAADNGRPFPRCKSRLYDSGIKTPWVVHYPKLLQGGATTESFISSIDLSATCLELAGVEVPDCIQGQSFVPILQDADATVREVLFAEQNWHVYSNHSRLVRMGDFAYIQNSYPDQMNLSYESDTSFPAGNELWKAQAAGQTNAAQQQIFRTPSPLMELYDLSKDPDQLVNLAANPEYASVLEQGRALLARWSEQTGDTLPDNPTPHRHAPPRIEAGVIQPKGKVTGSHNPHAELPGASRNAEAIHHPGPIKVH from the coding sequence ATGCGATTCCATATTCTGGGTCGAAAGACACGCACTAGTGGCTTTCTGCTAGCGCTGGCCCTGCTGGTCGGCGCTCAGCTGCACGCGGAGCGCCCGAACTTTGTATTCTTTATTGCGGACGATGTATCGCAGGAAGACTTCGGGTGTTATGGGCATCCGACGATTCAGACACCGCAGATTGATGCTTTGGCGGATGCGGGGATGCGTTTCGATAACGCCTACTTGACCATCAGCAGCTGTAGCCCGAGTCGTTGTAGTATTATAACAGGGCGCTACCCGCATAATAGCGGTGCGCCCGAGTTGCATGTTCGATTGCCGGACGAACAAGTGCGTTTCCCTGAACTGCTGCGCCAAGCGGGCTATTATACCGTCTTAGCAGGGAAGAATCATATGTTTGGAAGTGAGGATCGTGCCTTTGATGCCATCCTCACCAAAGGCAAGCCGAGCGGTTCAGAAGATTGGTTGGATGTGGTGCACGAGCGCCCGAAGGATGCTCCATTTTTCTTCTGGTTTGCTTCCAATGACGCGCATCGCAATTGGCAGTTTACGGAGCATGCGCCACGCTATGACTTGGAAGGTATTGTGGTGCCGCCTTATTTGTTTGATTCAAAAGTCACACGAGACGATCTAGCCAGCTATTATCATGAAGTGAGTCGCTTCGACTACTATGTGGGGCAAGTAGTGAATGCGCTTCACGAGCAGGGCGTGTTGGACAATACCGTGATAGTGGTGGCAGCCGATAATGGTCGCCCATTCCCGCGTTGTAAATCGCGCCTCTACGACAGTGGTATCAAAACGCCATGGGTGGTGCACTATCCCAAGTTGCTTCAAGGCGGTGCCACGACGGAAAGCTTCATTAGTAGTATTGATTTAAGCGCCACTTGTTTGGAGCTGGCAGGAGTCGAGGTTCCGGACTGTATTCAGGGGCAAAGCTTTGTGCCGATCTTGCAGGATGCAGACGCCACGGTGCGCGAAGTGCTTTTTGCTGAGCAGAATTGGCATGTGTATTCCAACCATAGTCGACTCGTTCGCATGGGTGATTTTGCATATATTCAGAATAGCTACCCAGATCAGATGAATCTCTCGTATGAGTCGGATACCAGCTTTCCGGCTGGCAATGAGCTTTGGAAAGCACAGGCCGCGGGACAAACGAACGCCGCGCAGCAGCAGATTTTTCGGACACCGTCTCCTTTGATGGAATTGTATGACCTCAGTAAGGATCCCGATCAGTTGGTAAACCTTGCCGCCAATCCGGAATATGCGTCGGTGCTCGAACAGGGGCGTGCGCTCTTAGCGCGATGGTCTGAGCAGACGGGTGATACACTACCCGACAATCCAACGCCGCACCGACATGCGCCGCCACGCATTGAAGCCGGAGTGATTCAGCCCAAGGGGAAAGTCACTGGCTCGCATAATCCGCATGCAGAGTTACCGGGAGCGTCTCGAAATGCCGAGGCGATCCATCACCCGGGCCCAATCAAGGTGCACTAG
- a CDS encoding glycoside hydrolase family 38 C-terminal domain-containing protein, producing the protein MAEHKSGIDEILDRWRHEVKNKERRIISFEETVELKINSIKALIYPERIALDGWEVREFTYTRKREKIFKGDWRPIKVGETWGGPDVSALFRCKGQMPKEFAGKKVALKVYFGGDGLLYLNGAPYHGLDPFRDTVMLTDCATGEETYDFETEAYIFWHFGESEIKRVECSEFAVMDQEMSDIYWDLRAAYNVLAVPDQDPDLLAFLKAGIDKAIWVIDQYEQDPEKARANARKAREVLRKEIYETDLFKKEGLVHLCGNSHLDVVFLWTHAEFVRKLGRTHATTLRLMEQYPDYKFSQSQALMYQEMKDNYPTMFEEVKKRVQTGQWEVIGAFWVEPDCNLISGESFVRQTLYGTRFFEKEFGITPKTCWMPDVFGNAWTMPQILKKSGLEYFVTHKMVTWNDTNKWTKHNFWWQGPDGSRIMGVVPPTHFIGTIEPDHMRDHWENYSNKEDIQESLYNYGWGDGGGGPDCEMLEYMKRYENFPGVTPTKSNTIEGALGSMRTRALDADIPVVNDELYLEEHRGVFTTKGRLKKLNRRSEFLYRNAELWSYFSPTDYPAEELEAGWKDVLTNQFHDSLPGSHIPPVYLDLQDTYEGTFATGNTAISNAFGGITAQIDTRCSANANAQPVVIFNSQEWKRDGVIKLEHAESEIHVTDRDGQELPHQFITCYETGKTLLVFQPEAVPAFGYSVYYIHEGAGKAQFENIAATASTLENERLRVELDNNGEIICIHDKTTGRELFSPDQRGNVFKLYEDVPGKYDAWDIAPTYTKVEFELPGCIVKISEQGPVRSSLEIRKSTGASDIVQKMVLYRNSARVDFETMIDWQDQKRMLKVRFFTPLVTRTATYDIPFGTIERSTYKNNSFDEAKFEVPGHMWMDMSQPDYGLSLLTDSKYGYEAYDGMMALTLLRGPMNPDPMSDQEVHHFTYSLYPHANSWREAQTPLQALELNNPMHAVLEDAHEGALPQAHSYMQLDANGVFIEAVKQAEDGKELIIRIVERYGNSSQASLSFPTAIQSAEEVDLMEKNAQAIEFNHDQIALSFQPYEIRSLKITLA; encoded by the coding sequence ATGGCAGAACACAAAAGTGGTATCGACGAAATCCTCGATAGATGGCGTCACGAAGTTAAAAATAAAGAGCGTCGGATCATCTCGTTTGAAGAAACAGTTGAGCTAAAAATCAACTCGATCAAAGCGCTGATCTACCCTGAGCGCATCGCGCTCGATGGCTGGGAAGTGCGTGAGTTTACATATACGCGTAAGCGAGAGAAGATCTTCAAGGGCGACTGGCGCCCGATCAAAGTCGGCGAAACATGGGGCGGCCCAGACGTCAGTGCATTGTTTCGCTGCAAAGGGCAGATGCCTAAAGAATTTGCCGGCAAGAAAGTCGCGCTCAAGGTTTACTTCGGCGGTGACGGCCTACTTTACTTGAATGGCGCCCCCTATCACGGTCTGGACCCGTTCCGCGACACCGTGATGCTCACGGACTGTGCAACCGGTGAGGAAACCTACGACTTCGAAACCGAGGCCTATATCTTCTGGCACTTTGGAGAATCCGAGATCAAGAGAGTCGAATGCTCCGAGTTCGCGGTGATGGACCAAGAGATGAGTGACATCTATTGGGACCTACGCGCGGCTTACAATGTGCTCGCAGTGCCTGATCAAGACCCAGATCTACTCGCCTTCCTCAAAGCCGGAATCGATAAAGCCATCTGGGTCATTGATCAATACGAACAAGATCCTGAGAAAGCGCGCGCCAATGCCCGCAAAGCACGTGAAGTGCTCCGCAAGGAAATCTACGAAACCGATCTCTTCAAAAAAGAAGGTTTGGTTCACCTTTGCGGCAACTCGCACTTGGACGTGGTCTTCCTCTGGACCCACGCCGAGTTTGTGCGTAAGCTAGGCCGCACACACGCGACCACGCTGCGCCTCATGGAGCAGTATCCGGATTACAAGTTCAGCCAGAGTCAGGCGCTGATGTATCAGGAAATGAAGGACAACTACCCGACAATGTTCGAGGAAGTGAAAAAGCGTGTCCAGACTGGCCAGTGGGAAGTCATCGGTGCGTTCTGGGTTGAGCCTGACTGCAATCTCATCTCTGGTGAGTCTTTCGTGCGTCAGACACTCTACGGCACACGTTTCTTCGAGAAAGAATTCGGCATCACCCCGAAGACTTGCTGGATGCCCGATGTATTCGGCAATGCGTGGACCATGCCGCAGATCCTCAAGAAGAGTGGTCTCGAATATTTCGTTACTCACAAGATGGTGACTTGGAATGACACCAATAAATGGACCAAGCACAACTTCTGGTGGCAAGGGCCAGACGGTTCCCGCATCATGGGCGTCGTTCCGCCAACTCACTTCATCGGCACCATTGAGCCCGACCACATGCGTGATCACTGGGAGAACTACAGCAACAAGGAAGACATCCAAGAGAGCCTCTACAACTATGGTTGGGGCGACGGTGGAGGTGGCCCGGACTGCGAAATGTTGGAATACATGAAGCGCTACGAGAACTTCCCGGGCGTCACTCCAACCAAGTCCAATACGATCGAAGGTGCACTGGGTAGCATGCGCACGCGTGCCCTCGATGCAGATATTCCAGTCGTGAATGACGAGCTCTACCTGGAAGAGCACCGTGGCGTGTTCACCACCAAGGGTCGCCTAAAGAAGCTCAACCGTCGCAGCGAATTCCTCTATCGCAATGCAGAGCTATGGTCCTACTTCTCACCAACCGACTATCCAGCCGAAGAGCTGGAAGCTGGCTGGAAGGATGTTTTGACCAATCAGTTCCACGACTCCCTGCCAGGCTCACATATTCCTCCAGTCTATCTAGACCTGCAGGACACCTACGAAGGCACGTTCGCGACCGGCAACACTGCGATCAGCAACGCCTTCGGTGGCATCACCGCGCAGATCGATACCCGTTGCTCCGCCAATGCAAATGCTCAACCAGTCGTCATTTTCAATTCTCAGGAATGGAAACGCGACGGGGTGATCAAGTTGGAACACGCGGAAAGCGAGATCCACGTCACTGACCGCGATGGCCAAGAGCTACCGCATCAGTTCATCACCTGCTACGAAACTGGTAAGACACTACTCGTCTTCCAACCTGAAGCAGTGCCAGCCTTCGGCTACAGCGTTTACTACATCCACGAGGGTGCCGGCAAAGCGCAGTTTGAGAACATCGCTGCAACTGCATCGACCTTGGAAAATGAGCGCCTACGGGTCGAACTGGATAACAACGGCGAGATCATCTGTATTCACGACAAGACTACAGGTAGAGAGCTCTTCTCTCCGGATCAGCGCGGTAATGTGTTTAAGCTATATGAAGACGTCCCTGGCAAATATGACGCATGGGACATCGCACCGACCTACACCAAGGTAGAGTTCGAACTTCCGGGCTGCATTGTTAAAATCTCAGAGCAAGGCCCTGTCCGAAGCTCACTGGAAATCCGCAAGTCCACTGGCGCATCCGACATCGTCCAGAAGATGGTGCTCTATCGCAACAGTGCACGCGTCGATTTCGAGACCATGATCGACTGGCAAGATCAGAAGCGCATGCTAAAAGTCCGCTTCTTCACGCCATTGGTCACGCGCACTGCGACCTATGACATCCCATTCGGCACCATTGAGCGCAGCACCTACAAGAACAACTCCTTCGATGAAGCGAAGTTTGAAGTGCCAGGCCACATGTGGATGGACATGAGCCAACCTGACTACGGTCTGAGCCTACTCACCGATAGTAAATACGGCTATGAAGCCTATGACGGCATGATGGCGCTCACACTGCTCCGCGGCCCAATGAACCCGGACCCGATGTCGGATCAGGAAGTGCATCACTTCACCTACTCGCTGTATCCACACGCGAATTCATGGCGTGAGGCACAAACACCGCTGCAAGCATTGGAACTCAATAACCCGATGCATGCCGTGCTCGAAGACGCACACGAAGGTGCACTGCCACAAGCACACTCCTACATGCAACTAGACGCAAATGGTGTGTTCATCGAAGCAGTGAAACAGGCTGAAGACGGCAAGGAACTCATTATCCGCATCGTCGAACGCTATGGCAACAGCAGCCAGGCAAGCCTCTCGTTTCCAACGGCGATTCAGTCCGCTGAAGAAGTCGATCTCATGGAAAAGAACGCACAAGCGATCGAGTTCAACCACGATCAAATTGCACTCTCCTTCCAGCCCTACGAGATCCGCAGCTTGAAGATCACCTTAGCCTAA
- a CDS encoding sulfatase, with protein sequence MSPLFRFIPFVCGLFVLLAQPAAAKPNVLLIVADDLNELLGAWGHPVVQTPHIDQLASEGYRFRRAYAQAAVCGPSRASFLTGRRPHEVGVIDNKARFRDACPDLVTLPQHFRENGYYTATVGKVFHHDQIFDEPSWDTCDPNWRFDEFGATFGASRDVTGGALPWITWRAVEEGTLWDDWVVNTVKVEIKKQQEIEQPFFLAAGLMRPHDPFFAPKEFFDMYPLESIRLPENATRDGLPEAAFGSFDDWMVEIDGIDEQGRKELLRAWYACISYVDSLVGEMVAELKVANLYEDTIIVFMGDHGYHNWEKGWWGKATVWELSSRSPLILKVPGRRGDADVNRVIEFIDLYPSLAELAGLPDPERVSGRSFVPLLEDLQMGDAQWQGLAYTQFKDGLYSLRTERFRYCEWGKGDEIVSALYDHEVDPAERNDISAQPEYAELVEQFHEQLEAQRRMRPAADGR encoded by the coding sequence ATGAGTCCTCTATTTCGCTTTATCCCATTTGTTTGCGGCCTGTTTGTATTACTTGCTCAGCCTGCTGCGGCTAAGCCGAATGTATTATTGATTGTCGCGGATGATCTGAATGAATTACTAGGAGCCTGGGGGCACCCAGTGGTGCAAACACCGCACATCGATCAGCTTGCGAGCGAAGGCTACCGCTTTCGTCGTGCGTATGCGCAGGCGGCTGTGTGTGGCCCGAGTCGTGCGTCGTTCTTGACTGGTCGCCGACCGCATGAGGTGGGAGTGATCGATAACAAGGCGCGCTTCCGTGATGCATGTCCGGATTTAGTCACGCTGCCACAGCATTTCCGTGAGAATGGCTACTATACGGCGACGGTGGGTAAGGTCTTTCACCATGATCAGATTTTTGATGAACCGAGCTGGGATACTTGCGATCCGAATTGGCGCTTCGATGAGTTTGGGGCGACCTTTGGTGCATCCAGAGATGTGACTGGCGGTGCTTTGCCTTGGATTACATGGCGCGCAGTCGAAGAGGGCACGCTGTGGGATGACTGGGTGGTGAACACTGTGAAGGTCGAGATCAAGAAGCAGCAGGAGATCGAGCAGCCATTCTTTCTGGCTGCGGGTTTAATGCGACCGCACGACCCGTTTTTTGCGCCGAAGGAATTCTTTGATATGTATCCTCTGGAGAGCATTCGCTTGCCAGAAAATGCAACGCGCGACGGTTTACCGGAGGCTGCATTTGGCTCATTTGACGATTGGATGGTCGAGATCGATGGAATTGATGAGCAAGGGCGCAAGGAGCTGCTGCGTGCGTGGTATGCCTGTATTTCGTATGTGGACTCTCTCGTTGGTGAGATGGTCGCCGAGTTGAAGGTGGCGAATCTGTATGAGGATACGATTATCGTCTTTATGGGGGATCATGGTTACCACAATTGGGAGAAAGGCTGGTGGGGTAAGGCGACTGTTTGGGAGCTATCTTCGCGTTCGCCATTGATTTTGAAAGTGCCCGGGCGGCGTGGTGATGCCGATGTGAATCGAGTGATTGAATTTATTGATTTATATCCATCGTTGGCCGAGCTCGCGGGGTTGCCCGATCCGGAGCGGGTGAGTGGTCGAAGCTTTGTGCCGCTGCTAGAGGATCTGCAGATGGGCGATGCGCAATGGCAAGGGCTGGCATATACGCAGTTTAAGGATGGTCTCTATTCGCTCCGCACTGAGCGTTTTCGTTACTGTGAGTGGGGGAAGGGCGACGAAATCGTCAGCGCGCTGTATGACCACGAAGTGGATCCAGCAGAGCGGAATGACATAAGCGCCCAGCCTGAATACGCAGAGCTGGTTGAGCAGTTCCACGAGCAGCTCGAAGCGCAACGGCGCATGCGCCCCGCGGCGGACGGGCGGTAA